The Altererythrobacter sp. Root672 genome includes a window with the following:
- a CDS encoding cysteine synthase A, with amino-acid sequence MTAPAALGSTLDLIGNTPLVLLKGPSEAAGCEIWGKCEFDNPGASVKDRAALWIIRDAEARGELKQGGTVVEGTAGNTGIGIALVANALGYRTIIVMPDNQSKEKMDTLRALGAELVLVPPTKFADPNHFVHTSRRLAEETEGAVWANQFDNIANRKAHIEATAPEIWEQMEGRVDGFTCAVGTGGTLAGVAMGLKAFDENCTIALTDPHGAALYNYYANGELKAEGNSVAEGIGQGRITANLEGAPIDTQFRISDEEGLYWVARLLKEEGLCLGLSSGINVAGAVALGKQLGPGKRVATILCDTGFRYLSSLYNREWLEAKGLPVFDWLR; translated from the coding sequence ATGACCGCTCCTGCCGCCCTCGGAAGCACTCTCGATCTCATTGGCAACACGCCCCTGGTCCTGCTCAAGGGACCGAGCGAGGCGGCCGGCTGTGAAATCTGGGGCAAATGCGAATTCGACAACCCCGGCGCCTCGGTAAAAGATCGCGCGGCGCTGTGGATCATTCGTGACGCCGAAGCGCGTGGCGAACTCAAGCAGGGCGGCACTGTCGTCGAAGGCACCGCCGGCAATACCGGCATCGGCATCGCGCTGGTGGCCAATGCCCTTGGCTATCGCACGATCATCGTGATGCCGGACAACCAGTCGAAGGAGAAGATGGACACGCTGCGCGCGCTCGGCGCGGAGCTGGTTCTGGTTCCGCCGACCAAGTTCGCCGATCCCAACCACTTCGTGCACACCTCCCGCCGTCTCGCGGAAGAGACTGAGGGCGCGGTCTGGGCCAACCAGTTCGACAACATCGCCAACCGCAAGGCCCATATCGAAGCCACGGCGCCGGAAATCTGGGAACAGATGGAAGGCCGCGTCGACGGCTTCACTTGCGCGGTCGGCACTGGCGGCACTCTGGCCGGCGTGGCGATGGGTTTGAAGGCGTTTGACGAGAACTGCACAATCGCACTGACCGATCCGCACGGCGCGGCGCTTTACAACTACTACGCCAATGGCGAACTCAAGGCCGAGGGCAACTCGGTCGCTGAAGGCATCGGCCAGGGCCGGATCACCGCCAATCTCGAAGGCGCGCCGATCGACACCCAGTTCCGCATCTCCGACGAGGAAGGCCTCTACTGGGTCGCCCGCCTGCTCAAGGAAGAGGGGCTGTGCCTGGGGCTGTCGTCGGGCATCAACGTTGCGGGCGCAGTGGCGCTCGGCAAGCAGCTTGGGCCGGGCAAGCGCGTGGCCACGATCCTGTGCGACACCGGCTTCCGCTACCTGTCTTCGCTCTACAACCGCGAATGGCTTGAGGCGAAGGGTCTGCCGGTTTTCGACTGGCTGCGTTAA
- a CDS encoding Gldg family protein has product MSWLPGGCSAQQAPPAASELPNLGLMGSIPIYWGEAGNVNELLGGDGASHWARAELEKSYRLHPLDALTPESLTEIKFLLLAQPRALSGSENVALDNWVRGGGHLLLFADPMLTGESKFPIGDRRRPQDVILLSPILRHWGLELQFDVERPEGFALVEAAGPPIPINRPGSIVTAESAANCTLAAEAVLASCSIGAGRVVLLADAAVLDLYDPHPQAAAALGWLAGEAFPESGK; this is encoded by the coding sequence TTGTCGTGGCTGCCTGGTGGGTGCAGCGCCCAGCAGGCGCCGCCTGCTGCTTCGGAGCTTCCCAACCTTGGTCTGATGGGCTCGATCCCGATCTATTGGGGCGAGGCCGGCAATGTGAATGAATTGCTCGGCGGAGACGGCGCGTCGCACTGGGCGCGGGCTGAGCTCGAAAAGTCCTACCGCCTGCACCCGCTCGATGCCCTCACTCCCGAGAGTCTCACCGAAATCAAGTTCCTGCTGCTCGCTCAGCCCAGAGCCCTCAGCGGCTCGGAGAACGTCGCGCTGGACAACTGGGTCCGTGGCGGGGGGCATCTGCTGCTCTTCGCCGATCCGATGCTGACCGGCGAATCCAAGTTCCCCATAGGCGACCGCCGTCGCCCCCAGGACGTTATCCTGCTGTCCCCCATTCTGCGCCACTGGGGCCTCGAGCTGCAGTTCGATGTCGAACGACCGGAAGGCTTTGCATTGGTCGAGGCAGCCGGCCCGCCCATTCCGATCAACCGCCCCGGATCCATCGTCACGGCTGAATCCGCAGCCAATTGTACCCTTGCTGCGGAGGCCGTGCTTGCCAGTTGCAGCATCGGGGCAGGCCGAGTCGTTCTGCTGGCGGACGCAGCAGTGCTCGATCTGTACGATCCGCACCCTCAAGCGGCCGCGGCGCTCGGGTGGTTGGCGGGCGAGGCATTTCCCGAAAGCGGGAAATAG
- the rsmH gene encoding 16S rRNA (cytosine(1402)-N(4))-methyltransferase RsmH, giving the protein MEALAPGPGDVIVDATFGAGGYTRAILDAGATVHAFDRDPDAIAAGANFPETRDNPPRLILHPRRFSEMVSALAEAGIARVDGVAMDIGVSSMQLDQAERGFAFSTDGPLDMTMSREGPTAADFLNGADEAEIADVLWHYGEERQSRRIARAIVAARPLSTTAELAQVVRKALGYRAGAPKDPATRSFQAIRIHVNGELNELDEGLRGAEQLLKSGGRLAVVSFHSLEDRIVKRFLREAAGATARASRHLPEVGAGEVPTFEKVSKGIRPSDAETLRNPRARSATLRAAVRTSAPAREAA; this is encoded by the coding sequence ATGGAAGCCCTGGCTCCTGGGCCTGGTGACGTGATCGTCGATGCGACGTTTGGCGCCGGCGGCTACACGCGTGCGATCCTCGACGCCGGGGCGACGGTCCATGCCTTCGACCGCGATCCGGATGCTATCGCCGCTGGTGCTAACTTTCCCGAGACGCGCGACAATCCGCCGCGGCTGATCCTGCACCCGCGCCGCTTTTCCGAGATGGTCAGCGCGCTCGCCGAGGCTGGAATCGCCCGTGTCGATGGCGTCGCCATGGATATCGGCGTTTCCTCGATGCAGCTCGACCAGGCGGAGCGCGGGTTCGCGTTCTCGACTGACGGGCCGCTCGACATGACGATGAGCCGCGAGGGGCCGACCGCCGCCGACTTCCTCAACGGTGCAGACGAAGCCGAGATCGCCGATGTGCTGTGGCATTACGGCGAAGAGCGTCAGAGCCGCCGCATCGCGCGCGCAATCGTTGCAGCGCGTCCGCTGTCGACCACGGCCGAGCTGGCCCAAGTGGTCCGCAAGGCTCTCGGCTATCGCGCTGGTGCGCCGAAGGATCCGGCGACCCGCAGCTTCCAGGCGATCCGCATCCACGTGAACGGGGAGCTCAACGAGCTCGACGAGGGGCTCCGGGGCGCCGAGCAACTGCTCAAGAGTGGCGGACGGCTTGCAGTGGTCAGCTTCCACAGCCTCGAAGACCGGATCGTAAAGCGCTTCCTGCGCGAAGCCGCCGGCGCGACCGCGCGGGCTAGCCGCCATCTGCCCGAAGTCGGCGCAGGCGAGGTGCCGACGTTTGAGAAGGTGTCGAAGGGCATCCGCCCGTCCGATGCCGAAACCCTGCGCAATCCCAGGGCCCGCTCGGCGACTTTGCGCGCCGCTGTCCGGACTTCTGCTCCAGCGAGGGAGGCAG
- a CDS encoding DNA-3-methyladenine glycosylase family protein has protein sequence MGLTAEQLTQGLDSVAAGEPAIASALARAGYPEPRIRETGYRTLLRTIVGQQVSVAAASSMWRKLEAQLGEDIPPLLLLEQDFDTLRACGLSRQKQGYARSLCELVVSGELDLSNLPADDEEAIALLTRIKGIGRWSAEIYLLFAEGRADIWPAGDLAVQVGIGRILGMEERPSEKATRELAEAWRPHRGAVAILTWHCYNNPAL, from the coding sequence ATGGGTTTGACGGCAGAGCAATTGACGCAAGGCCTCGACAGCGTTGCCGCCGGCGAGCCCGCCATCGCCTCCGCCCTCGCCCGCGCCGGCTATCCCGAGCCGCGTATCCGCGAGACCGGCTATCGCACCCTGCTCCGCACGATCGTCGGTCAGCAAGTCAGCGTCGCGGCCGCGTCGAGCATGTGGCGCAAGCTGGAGGCTCAGCTGGGCGAGGACATCCCGCCTCTACTGCTGCTGGAACAGGACTTCGACACGCTGCGCGCCTGCGGCCTGTCGCGCCAGAAGCAGGGCTATGCCCGCTCGCTGTGCGAGCTCGTCGTCAGTGGCGAACTGGACCTGTCGAATCTGCCGGCCGATGACGAGGAGGCGATCGCCCTGCTTACCCGGATCAAGGGGATCGGTCGCTGGTCGGCGGAGATTTACCTGCTGTTCGCCGAGGGTCGGGCAGACATCTGGCCAGCGGGCGATCTGGCGGTGCAAGTCGGCATCGGTCGCATCCTCGGAATGGAGGAACGGCCATCCGAAAAGGCCACTCGCGAATTGGCCGAAGCCTGGCGCCCGCATCGTGGGGCCGTCGCCATCCTGACATGGCATTGCTACAACAACCCGGCGCTTTGA
- a CDS encoding L,D-transpeptidase family protein, translating to MKHIALALALGGALTLAVPSAPAFATIETAEARLAAVEAAEQARDDMRDVFGKESLKNGQFVWKDGKQTGAVTRVVISLSDQMAYAYRGDELVGISTISSGNNKKPTPTGIFPILEKKRFHRSIKYENAPMPFMQRLDSYGIAMHAGHLPGYPASHGCVRLPSQFASRLFASTEVGTEVLIGA from the coding sequence ATGAAGCACATCGCCCTCGCCCTTGCGCTTGGGGGAGCACTGACGCTCGCGGTCCCGTCCGCCCCAGCCTTTGCGACCATAGAAACAGCTGAAGCCAGGCTAGCCGCCGTCGAGGCGGCCGAGCAGGCGCGCGACGACATGCGCGACGTCTTCGGCAAGGAGTCCCTCAAGAACGGCCAGTTCGTCTGGAAAGACGGCAAGCAAACCGGCGCGGTAACTCGCGTGGTAATCAGCCTGTCCGATCAGATGGCCTACGCCTATCGCGGAGACGAACTGGTGGGGATCTCGACGATCTCCAGCGGTAACAACAAGAAGCCGACGCCAACCGGTATCTTCCCGATCCTTGAGAAGAAGCGGTTCCACCGTTCGATCAAGTACGAGAACGCCCCGATGCCGTTCATGCAGCGCCTCGACAGCTACGGCATCGCGATGCACGCGGGCCATCTGCCGGGTTACCCTGCATCACACGGCTGCGTCCGGCTTCCCTCCCAGTTCGCTTCGCGGCTGTTCGCCTCGACCGAAGTGGGCACCGAAGTCCTGATCGGCGCTTGA
- a CDS encoding 2Fe-2S iron-sulfur cluster-binding protein, translating into MPRLIVTTRSGETREVEAQAGLTVMEAIRDNGFDELLALCGGCCSCATCHVHVDDEFLGLLPKMTEDEDDLLDSSDDRDANSRLSCQLPLTDELDGLRVRIAEED; encoded by the coding sequence ATGCCCAGATTGATCGTCACCACTCGCTCAGGCGAAACACGCGAAGTCGAAGCCCAGGCGGGCCTCACCGTGATGGAGGCGATCCGCGACAACGGCTTCGACGAGCTGCTGGCGCTGTGCGGCGGCTGCTGTTCTTGCGCGACTTGCCATGTGCACGTCGATGACGAGTTCCTGGGCCTGCTTCCCAAGATGACCGAGGACGAGGACGACCTGCTCGATTCGAGCGATGATCGCGATGCGAACTCGCGCCTGTCGTGCCAGCTCCCACTCACCGACGAGCTCGATGGGCTGCGCGTCCGTATCGCCGAGGAAGATTAA
- a CDS encoding S9 family peptidase — MTDAATALPSAAERVRETPLIPREALFGNPTRSGGQISPDGQWLGWMAPQDGVMNVWLAPASDPAAGRLMTHSTDRPIPTYFFAPDSQSLLYIQDKAGDENFLLYQVNLASGEERCLTPFENTRARLMGSSHAIKDKVLVGLNNRDARFHDVYLLDLNSAELTLVMQNDAYAGFVADDTLTLRWAIQQNAGGGTDMFEIVDGKVATDPSESTGLEDALTTGVAGYTADGKTLYWYDSRGRDTAALIAQDTATGERKVLATSDKADIGGTYRHPVTGLVQGYTVNYLKTEKIVFDPKVKASIDWLAARLPGEFGLSGRTEDDSKWVVWNDPLTGPSVAYLYDRAAQELTEFYVTRPELEGAPLLPMHALELRSRDGLVLPSYLTLPPESDPEESGVPLGPVPMVLLVHGGPWARDGFGFNRAHQWLANRGYAVLSVNFRGSTGFGKAFVNAANLEWGAKMHDDLIDAVEWAVQQGVAERDKVAIMGGSYGGYATLAGLAFTPEVFACGVDIVGPSNLETLLETIPPYWEPVVKQFHERMGNPGTPEGKAMLVERSPLHQADKICRPLLIGQGANDPRVKQSESDQIVGAMQKHGIPVTYVVFPDEGHGFAKPTNNIAFNAIVENFLSTILGGRAEAIGGEVEASTAQIVTGAELL, encoded by the coding sequence ATGACCGATGCCGCCACCGCCCTCCCCTCTGCCGCCGAGCGCGTCCGCGAAACGCCGCTGATCCCGCGAGAGGCGCTGTTCGGCAACCCTACTCGCTCGGGTGGGCAGATCAGCCCGGACGGACAATGGTTGGGGTGGATGGCTCCGCAGGACGGCGTGATGAACGTCTGGCTCGCCCCCGCGAGCGATCCTGCCGCCGGGCGACTGATGACGCATTCGACCGATCGGCCGATCCCGACTTACTTCTTTGCCCCGGATTCGCAGAGCCTGCTCTACATCCAGGACAAGGCCGGCGATGAGAACTTCCTGCTCTATCAGGTCAACCTCGCCAGCGGCGAAGAGCGCTGCCTGACTCCGTTCGAGAACACCCGCGCCCGCCTGATGGGTTCTTCTCACGCGATCAAGGACAAGGTGCTGGTCGGCCTGAACAACCGCGATGCGCGGTTCCACGACGTCTACCTGCTCGATCTCAATTCGGCCGAACTGACCCTGGTCATGCAGAACGATGCCTATGCGGGCTTCGTCGCCGATGACACCCTGACACTGCGTTGGGCGATCCAGCAGAATGCCGGGGGCGGCACCGACATGTTCGAGATCGTGGACGGCAAGGTCGCCACGGACCCGAGCGAAAGCACCGGGCTGGAGGACGCGCTGACCACCGGCGTCGCCGGCTACACCGCCGACGGCAAGACCCTGTACTGGTACGACAGCCGGGGCCGCGACACTGCTGCGCTAATCGCCCAGGACACCGCCACGGGAGAGCGCAAGGTCCTCGCCACCAGCGACAAGGCCGACATCGGCGGCACCTACCGGCATCCCGTTACCGGCCTGGTTCAGGGCTACACCGTCAACTACCTCAAGACCGAGAAGATCGTCTTCGATCCCAAGGTGAAAGCCTCTATCGATTGGCTGGCCGCACGCCTGCCAGGCGAGTTCGGCTTGAGCGGCCGGACTGAGGACGACAGCAAGTGGGTGGTCTGGAACGACCCGCTGACCGGCCCGTCAGTTGCCTATCTCTATGACCGGGCAGCGCAGGAACTGACCGAGTTCTACGTCACCCGGCCAGAGCTTGAAGGCGCTCCGCTGCTGCCGATGCATGCCCTCGAACTGCGCTCTCGCGATGGGCTGGTGCTGCCGAGCTACTTGACGCTGCCGCCCGAGAGCGACCCCGAAGAAAGCGGTGTGCCGCTTGGGCCGGTCCCGATGGTCCTGCTGGTTCACGGTGGCCCCTGGGCACGCGACGGGTTCGGCTTCAACCGGGCCCATCAATGGCTCGCCAATCGCGGCTATGCCGTGCTCAGCGTCAATTTCCGTGGCTCCACCGGGTTCGGCAAGGCCTTCGTCAACGCCGCCAACCTCGAATGGGGCGCGAAGATGCATGACGACCTGATCGACGCGGTCGAATGGGCGGTGCAGCAGGGCGTGGCCGAGCGCGACAAGGTCGCGATCATGGGCGGGTCCTATGGCGGCTATGCCACGCTCGCCGGGCTCGCATTCACACCAGAGGTGTTCGCCTGTGGTGTCGACATCGTCGGCCCGTCCAACCTGGAAACGCTGCTCGAGACGATCCCTCCCTACTGGGAACCGGTGGTGAAGCAGTTCCACGAGCGCATGGGCAATCCGGGCACGCCCGAAGGCAAGGCCATGCTGGTCGAGCGCAGCCCGTTGCACCAGGCCGACAAGATCTGCCGCCCACTGCTGATCGGCCAGGGCGCCAACGACCCGCGCGTCAAGCAGTCGGAAAGCGACCAGATCGTCGGGGCGATGCAGAAGCACGGCATCCCGGTGACTTACGTGGTGTTCCCCGACGAAGGTCACGGCTTCGCCAAGCCAACCAACAACATCGCCTTCAATGCGATCGTGGAGAATTTCCTCTCGACGATCCTGGGTGGCCGGGCGGAAGCGATCGGTGGAGAGGTTGAAGCCTCGACAGCGCAGATCGTGACCGGGGCGGAACTGCTTTAA
- a CDS encoding TonB-dependent receptor plug domain-containing protein: protein MSFKSRAALLAGAAFLMPSPALAQAEQPEPETTVSTVEDEEGEPIIVQSTRSGRRVQDEPVRVEVINQEEIEEKILMRPGNIATILSETGGLRVQVTAPALGSANIRVQGMDGRFTQLLADGLPLYGGQASSLGLLQIPPTDLGQVEVIKGAASALYGPSALGGVINLVSRRPRDEAEAEVLLNATTRNGQDVTGYAATPLGPDWGGSLTGGYHRQSTQDLDDDGWIDMPGYERWTLRPRLFWENADGASLFVTLGAMAEERVGGTLPGATVPDGTLFPQTQDTERFDMGLVAAMPVEGLGTLHLRGSGMTQDHQHLYGEVLEDDTHDTLFAEASISGESGATTWVGGVAYQEDGFRSDTFPVFDYTYRVPGLFGQVEHELSPDLTLAGSARVDFHNEFGTQFSPRLSLLYKPGRWTIRASGGRGFYAPTPFVEEIEAAGLSQLEPLGDLEAETATTGSLDVGYSRGPIETNVTLFGSDLQDTTRLDPVAPDRVQLVNVPGKTRIRGSELLLRYRWEAFVVTGSYVFVDATEPDPSGTGRRTKPLTPKHSASLVAMWEKHDKGRLGLEIYYTGEQALDDNPYRTEGKPYFEVGLLGEIVLGKARLFLNAENIFNTRQTKYDPLIRPTRAPDGRWTVDVWAPTEGFVLNGGVRFKFGGAHQSPSTSSGRTEME from the coding sequence ATGTCATTCAAGTCGCGTGCGGCCCTCCTTGCGGGGGCTGCCTTCCTTATGCCGAGTCCGGCGCTCGCTCAGGCTGAGCAGCCCGAGCCGGAAACCACCGTCTCCACCGTAGAGGACGAAGAGGGCGAGCCCATCATCGTCCAGTCCACCCGCTCGGGCCGCCGTGTTCAGGACGAGCCCGTGCGGGTCGAGGTGATCAACCAGGAGGAGATTGAGGAAAAGATCCTCATGCGCCCCGGGAATATTGCCACGATCCTCAGCGAGACTGGCGGTCTGCGCGTGCAGGTCACTGCGCCGGCGCTCGGGTCAGCCAACATCCGCGTGCAGGGGATGGACGGACGGTTCACCCAGCTGCTCGCCGACGGGCTACCGCTCTATGGCGGGCAGGCCTCTTCGCTGGGCCTGCTGCAGATCCCGCCCACCGATCTCGGCCAGGTCGAAGTGATCAAGGGCGCTGCCTCGGCGCTTTACGGCCCTTCCGCCCTGGGCGGGGTCATCAACCTCGTCTCCCGCCGACCGCGCGATGAGGCAGAGGCCGAAGTCCTGCTCAACGCCACGACCCGCAACGGACAGGACGTGACCGGCTACGCCGCCACGCCGCTGGGCCCGGACTGGGGCGGTTCGCTCACCGGTGGGTACCACCGCCAGAGCACTCAGGACCTCGACGACGATGGCTGGATCGACATGCCGGGCTACGAACGCTGGACCCTGCGCCCGCGCCTGTTCTGGGAGAACGCCGACGGCGCCTCGCTGTTCGTCACCCTCGGCGCCATGGCCGAAGAGCGCGTTGGCGGCACCCTGCCAGGCGCGACAGTTCCCGACGGCACGCTCTTCCCGCAGACCCAGGACACCGAGCGGTTCGACATGGGCCTGGTCGCCGCAATGCCGGTCGAAGGTCTCGGCACGCTTCACCTCCGCGGCTCGGGCATGACGCAGGACCACCAACACCTCTACGGCGAAGTGCTGGAGGACGACACGCACGACACCCTGTTCGCCGAGGCCTCGATCTCCGGTGAAAGCGGCGCGACGACCTGGGTCGGCGGGGTGGCGTACCAGGAGGACGGCTTCCGCTCGGACACCTTCCCCGTGTTCGACTACACCTACCGCGTGCCCGGTCTCTTCGGTCAGGTCGAGCACGAACTCTCGCCCGACCTGACGCTTGCCGGCAGTGCGCGGGTGGACTTTCACAACGAGTTCGGGACGCAATTCAGTCCGCGCCTGTCGCTGCTCTACAAGCCCGGCCGCTGGACCATCCGCGCTTCCGGCGGGCGCGGGTTCTATGCCCCGACACCGTTCGTGGAGGAGATCGAGGCGGCGGGCCTGTCTCAACTCGAACCCCTCGGCGACCTGGAAGCCGAGACGGCCACCACGGGGTCACTCGACGTTGGTTACTCGCGTGGGCCGATTGAAACGAACGTGACGCTGTTCGGGTCCGACCTGCAAGACACGACCCGGCTCGATCCCGTCGCTCCGGATCGCGTGCAGCTAGTCAACGTCCCGGGGAAGACCCGCATCCGGGGCTCGGAGCTGCTCCTGCGCTATCGTTGGGAGGCGTTCGTGGTGACCGGTAGTTACGTCTTCGTCGATGCCACCGAGCCCGATCCCTCGGGCACCGGCCGGCGGACCAAGCCGCTGACGCCCAAGCACTCGGCCAGCCTGGTGGCGATGTGGGAGAAGCACGACAAGGGCCGCCTGGGCCTGGAGATCTACTACACCGGCGAGCAGGCGCTCGACGACAATCCCTATCGGACAGAGGGCAAGCCCTACTTCGAAGTAGGGCTGCTGGGCGAGATCGTCCTCGGCAAGGCCCGGCTGTTCCTCAATGCCGAGAACATCTTCAACACCCGGCAGACGAAGTACGATCCGCTGATCCGCCCGACTCGCGCGCCCGATGGCCGCTGGACCGTCGACGTCTGGGCACCGACCGAGGGCTTCGTTCTCAACGGCGGCGTGCGCTTCAAGTTCGGAGGAGCGCACCAAAGTCCTTCGACAAGCTCAGGACGAACGGAAATGGAGTAA
- a CDS encoding response regulator, with protein MPLIRVVIVDDHDMVRRGLRGLIESRLRYEVVGEASDGREALTVVGDALPDIVVLDYSLPLQDGLSVARKLKELHPRVEIVMFTLFEQERVVTEAIEIGVLGFVLKSEDERFMLEALEFVALGRQYFTPTLAKARKETPHISSASIGLSAREQEIVQLIAEGLVQKNIAYKLGISIKTVETHRTNALNKLGLATTADLVRYAMRNNLVSE; from the coding sequence ATGCCCCTCATTCGGGTCGTAATCGTCGATGATCACGACATGGTTCGCAGGGGACTTCGCGGACTGATCGAATCCAGGCTCCGCTACGAAGTAGTGGGCGAGGCCTCAGACGGTCGGGAGGCGCTTACAGTTGTCGGCGATGCCCTGCCCGACATCGTCGTGCTCGACTACTCGCTCCCTCTCCAGGACGGCCTCTCGGTAGCGAGGAAGCTCAAGGAGCTTCATCCGCGGGTCGAGATCGTGATGTTTACCCTGTTCGAACAGGAACGGGTCGTCACCGAAGCGATCGAGATCGGTGTCCTCGGTTTCGTGCTGAAGTCCGAAGACGAGAGGTTCATGCTCGAGGCGCTGGAATTCGTGGCGCTCGGACGGCAGTATTTCACACCGACCCTGGCGAAAGCCCGCAAGGAAACGCCCCACATCTCGAGCGCCTCGATCGGTCTATCCGCTCGCGAGCAGGAGATCGTCCAGCTGATCGCAGAGGGCCTGGTCCAAAAGAATATAGCTTACAAGCTAGGCATCAGCATCAAGACGGTCGAAACCCATCGCACCAACGCCTTGAACAAGCTGGGACTTGCCACGACGGCCGATCTCGTCCGCTATGCTATGCGGAACAATCTCGTCTCCGAATGA
- a CDS encoding division/cell wall cluster transcriptional repressor MraZ: MLKVAGYSGQGFSPRGEKGRYVLPPAFRKAIAPADTDPRVLCLAKHDRWNCLTGFGLDRTATFDSLLEREEDNAVKLGKEFDRELRSIQLWTFSEVPFDASGRFVLPDHLAELCSIEKGICVLGGGQFFTLWSPEQLYAMDPAWDGQKAVCRKLEADAAAKGKGK, from the coding sequence GTGCTTAAGGTTGCAGGCTATAGTGGACAGGGCTTCTCGCCCCGCGGCGAAAAGGGCCGCTACGTCCTGCCGCCTGCGTTCCGCAAAGCCATCGCGCCTGCCGACACCGACCCGCGCGTCCTCTGCCTCGCCAAGCACGATCGCTGGAACTGCCTGACTGGTTTCGGGCTCGATCGCACCGCCACGTTCGACTCGCTGCTCGAGCGCGAGGAAGACAACGCCGTCAAGCTCGGCAAGGAATTCGACCGCGAACTGCGCTCGATCCAGCTGTGGACCTTCTCCGAAGTCCCGTTCGACGCCAGCGGCCGTTTCGTCCTGCCGGACCACCTCGCCGAACTGTGCTCGATCGAGAAGGGTATCTGCGTTCTCGGCGGCGGCCAGTTCTTCACCCTGTGGTCGCCCGAACAGCTCTACGCGATGGATCCGGCCTGGGACGGTCAGAAGGCCGTGTGCCGCAAGCTGGAAGCCGACGCTGCGGCTAAGGGGAAGGGCAAGTGA